One window from the genome of Schistocerca piceifrons isolate TAMUIC-IGC-003096 chromosome 1, iqSchPice1.1, whole genome shotgun sequence encodes:
- the LOC124777379 gene encoding transcriptional regulatory protein AlgP-like, with the protein MTGKLPKQQVEAACPGVCRVAAEPPAGAGVPAGAAALRLSRAARAQGAHARPAGAPLAEPAAPPRGRASSCTFTARPAYALRASFRGTVFDPRVREPRCEGAAAAGSHELGRAPGLRRVSGAQVRRAAAERRQTADRSPADATARVAPAYGQRSAARQWSAGCGRGRGGGGGGDRCPRWLRLAGPN; encoded by the exons ATGACGGGAAAGCTGCCGAAACAGCAG GTAGAAGCGGCGTGCCCTGGCGTGTGCCGGGTTGCAGCGGAGCCGCCGGCAGGGGCAGGTGTTCCCGCGGGCGCGGCAGCCCTGCGACTGTCCCGTGCAGCGAGGGCGCAGGGCGCGCATGCACGGCCGGCAGGTGCGCCATTGGCGGAGCCCGCCGCCCCTCCTCGAGGGAGGGCCTCTTCCTGCACTTTCACTGCCCGCCCCGCCTACGCACTGCGCGCCTCGTTCCGCGGGACCGTGTTCGATCCCCGGGTTCGGGAACCTCGCTGCGAGGGGGCGGCAGCGGCCGGGAGC CACGAGCTGGGGCGCGCCCCGGGTCTGCGGCGTGTCAGCGGAGCGCAGGTGCGCAGAGCGGCGGCCGAACGTCGGCAAACGGCGGACCGCTCGCCAGCGGACGCGACAGCCCGTGTAGCGCCGGCCTAtgggcagcgcagcgcagcgcggcAGTGGTCTGCGGGCTGCGGCCGCGGCaggggcggtggcggtggcggcgacaGGTGTCCGCGATGGCTCCGGCTGGCCGGACCAAATTAA